The Glycine max cultivar Williams 82 chromosome 12, Glycine_max_v4.0, whole genome shotgun sequence genome window below encodes:
- the LOC100818054 gene encoding thioredoxin M1, chloroplastic has protein sequence MARFHWWNLLKILLHQFHHLILIHTTLRSVSLFTPLSPHTTHSDLSTQISQLRSLSASINFTMVTLFDSLAVVRLPTAAFSPAATSRTSVLLPHCAGLRLRPAAATRLVASPARRIASRAARVVCEAQDTAVEVAPITDANWQSLVLESESAVLVEFWAPWCGPCRMIHPIIDELAKQYAGKLKCYKLNTDESPSTATRYGIRSIPTVMIFKNGEKKDTVIGAVPKSTLTASIEKFV, from the exons ATGGCGAGGTTCCATTGGTGGAACCTATTGAAAATATTACTTCATCAGTTCCACCACCTCATCCTCATCCACACAACACTCCGCTCCGTTTCTCTCTTCACTCCTCTTTCCCCACACACAACACACTCAGATCTCTCAACTCAGATCTCTCAACTCAGATCTCTCTCTGCTTCCATTAATTTCACAATGGTCACTCTCTTCGACTCCCTCGCCGTCGTGCGTCTCCCCACCGCCGCCTTCTCCCCGGCTGCCACCAGCCGGACCTCCGTTTTGCTCCCGCACTGCGCCGGCCTCAGGCTCAGACCCGCCGCCGCCACGCGCTTAGTTGCGTCCCCCGCTCGCAGAATCGCTTCACGCGCCGCGCGCGTCGTATGTGAGGCTCAGGATACCGCCGTCGAAG TGGCTCCTATTACTGATGCAAATTGGCAATCCCTTGTCCTTGAATCTGAATCTGCTGTTTTGGTTGAATTCTGGGCGCCATGGTGTGGTCCCTGCCGAATGATTCACCCTATAATAGATGAACTGGCAAAGCAATATGCTGGGAAGCTCAAGTGTTACAAACTCAACACGGATGAGAGCCCTTCAACCGCTACTCGGTATGGAATTCGAAGCATCCCTACTGTTATGATCTTCAAGAATGGTGAGAAGAAAGATACAGTTATTGGTGCTGTGCCCAAGTCAACATTGACTGCGAGCATAGAAAAATTCGTATGA
- the LOC100781195 gene encoding uncharacterized protein produces MRTSTTPLIYPLRANNPSLGMHMSLNPCGRHMKYPEITLWPTLSLTLDMPLRGKHLVAYPSQTPRGALSIAHNHNFNPYIFSVGRLPPAIVEREKFDHIEERLRAIEGSGDYPFANMAELCLVPDVIIPLKFKVLDFDKYKGTTCPKNHLKMYCRKMGAYTKDEKLLMHFFQESLAGAAITWYTNMESSRIHS; encoded by the coding sequence ATGAGAACGTCGACCACTCCGCTCATATACCccttgagagccaacaaccccagtTTAGGCATGCACATGTCGCTCAACCCATGtgggagacacatgaagtaccCTGAGATCACACTCTGGCCAACTTTGAGCCTTACcttggatatgccactgaggggCAAGCATTTGGTAGCATACCCCAGCCAAACACCTCGGGGGGCCCTCAgtatcgcccacaaccacaacttCAACCCTTACATTTTTTCGGTGGGAAGATTGCCTCCTGCCATAGTGGAAAGGGAAAAATTTGATCACATAGAAGAAAGGttgagggccattgaaggaagTGGAGACTACCCTTTTGCCAACATGGCGGAATTGTGCCTAGTGCCCGACGTCATCATTCCTCTGAAGTTCAAAGTGCTAGACTTTGACaaatacaaggggactacttgccccaagaaccacctGAAAATGTACtgccggaagatgggggcgtacACGAAGGACGAGAAACTCttgatgcatttttttcaagagaGTTTGGCTGGGGCAGCTATCACTTGGTACACTAATATGGAATCTTCCCGGATTCACTCCTAG
- the LOC102665176 gene encoding uncharacterized protein, with protein sequence MDPVKYIFEKPALIGRIARWQVLLLEFDIVYVTQKAIKGSALADYLAQQPLNDYQPMHPELPDEDIMALFEEEVEDEDKDKWVVWFDGASNALGHGIGYEAYALGIRVVIDFRFKLLKVYGDSTLVIHQLKGEWETRDHKLVPYQAYIRKLTELFDDISFHHIPREENQMADALATLSSMF encoded by the exons atggatcccgtcaAGTACATCTTCGAAAAGCCCGCTCTCATTGGAAGGATAGCTCGGTGGCAGGTTCTGTTGTTAGAATTCGATATCGTCTACGTCACTCAGAAGGCAATAAAAGggagcgccttggcagattatctAGCTCAACAACCCCTAAATGATTATCAGCCTATGCATCCAGAACTCCCTGATGAGGATattatggccttgtttgaggaggaGGTTGAAGATGAGGACAAGGATAAGTGGGTTGTGTGGTTCGATGGTGCGTCTAATGCGCTAGGTCATGGGATTGGG TACGAGGCATACGCCCTAGGGATCCGAGTGGTGATCGACTTTAGGTTCAAGTTGCTCAAAGTATATGGGGACTCGACATTGGTGATTCATCAATTGAAAGGTGAATGGGAGACCAGAGACCACAAGTTGGTGCCTTACCAGGCTTACATCAGGAAATTGACGGAACTCTTTGATGACATATCATTTCATCACATTCCTAGAGAGGAAAACCAGATGGCCGATGCCCTTGCCACTCTATCGTCCATGTTCTAA